One window of Cucurbita pepo subsp. pepo cultivar mu-cu-16 chromosome LG19, ASM280686v2, whole genome shotgun sequence genomic DNA carries:
- the LOC111781484 gene encoding protein SINE1-like isoform X2, producing MKATPEAHRSFVGKSFSPMLRRELANLDKDADSRRTAMKALKTYVKELDSKAIPVFLAQVSENKETGALTGECTISLYEVLARVHGVNIVPQIDRIMTSIIKTLASSAGSFPLQQACSKVVPAIARYGIDPTTPDDKKTYVIHSLCNPLSESLLGSQESLTAGAALCLKALVDSDNWRFASDEMVNKVCQNVAGALEEKFTQTNSHMGLVMTLAKRNPRIVEPYARLLLQAGLRILKSGMVEKNSQKRLSSIQMINFLMKCLDPWSIFSELQTITEEMENCQSDQMAYVKGAAFETLQTARRIAADEGSKMGKSPSSVTGSNFIDRRRSPWRNGGSRTPSSESPESQTHDSFFDYGSLDGSPFSSKQASLNSGFDRRSMNRKLWRYENGGVDISLKDGLSLFSDIARGTDVSDTLSLHSESHKFDHHGEEYADDFAGFFQMSPPRHRLSRSTTTSPVRSRNCINVEDMIFKTPRKLVHSLQDLNDANSDYASKSCKWRQRSLSLGNLEWSPRSCHNQNGSPDDQKLSKDDSSSDNDNNNDNDNDNDNDEQSPGGSESVSSTGGVPVQAMPVVVAQHSKIKTQYSGIEMAYKKTALKLVCGFSFLLFTIFTSLLWINEQDQGTYLVPT from the exons ATGAAAGCAACCCCAGAAGCTCACAG GTCTTTTGTGGGCAAAAGTTTTAGTCCAATGCTAAGGAGAGAGCTTGCTAATCTTGATAAAGATGCTGATAGTCGCAGAACGGCAATGAAAGCATTGAAGACTTATGTGAAGGAATTGGATTCCAAGGCTATTCCTGTTTTTCTTGCTCAAGTTTCTGAGAATAAAGAAACTGGTGCATTAACTGGGGAGTGTACTATTTCCCTCTATGAAGTTCTTGCTCGTGTTCATGGCGTTAATATCGTGCCGCAGATCGATCGGATTATGACTTCTATTATCAAAACTTTGGCTTCAAGTGCTGGctctttccctcttcaacaGGCCTGTTCTAAAGTTGTACCAGCCATTGCTAGATATGGGATTGATCCAACCACTCCTGATGATAAGAAGACTTATGTTATTCATTCTCTTTGTAATCCACTTTCTGAATCTTTGTTGGGTTCTCAAGAGAGCCTCACTGCTGGGGCCGCCCTCTGCTTGAAGGCTCTGGTCGATTCGGATAATTGGCGGTTCGCTTCCGACGAGATGGTTAATAAGGTGTGCCAGAATGTGGCTGGAGCTCTGGAGGAGAAGTTTACTCAAACCAATTCGCACATGGGGCTTGTTATGACACTAGCTAAGCGGAATCCTCGGATTGTCGAACCGTATGCTAGATTGTTGCTACAGGCCGGGCTGCGAATATTGAAATCTGGGATGGTGGAGAAGAATTCTCAGAAAAGATTGTCCTCCATTCAAATGATTAATTTCTTGATGAAGTGCTTAGATCCTTGGAGTATATTTTCTGAGCTGCAGACTATAACTGAGGAGATGGAGAATTGCCAATCTGATCAAATGGCTTATGTCAAAGGTGCAGCTTTTGAAACCCTGCAAACAGCAAGGAGAATAGCAGCGGATGAAGGGTCTAAAATGGGCAAATCACCAAGCTCGGTTACTGGATCGAACTTCATTGACCGCAGGAGAAGTCCATGGAGGAATGGTGGAAGCCGAACGCCCTCGTCCGAGTCTCCAGAATCCCAAACTCATGATTCATTCTTTGATTACGGGTCGCTTGATGGATCGCCCTTTTCGTCTAAACAAGCTTCTCTGAATTCTGGATTTGACCGTAGGAGTATGAACCGTAAACTTTGGAGATATGAGAATGGTGGGGTTGATATATCCCTCAAGGATGGCCTGTCGTTGTTCTCGGATATCGCTCGTGGAACCGACGTCTCCGACACATTGTCTCTGCACTCTGAAAGTCATAAATTTGACCATCATGGTGAAGAATATGCAGATGACTTTGCAGGGTTCTTTCAAATGAGTCCTCCTAGACACAGACTATCAAGAAGCACTACAACCAGCCCTGTT AGGTCTCGTAACTGCATAAACGTCGAAGATATGATCTTCAAAACTCCTCGGAAGCTCGTCCACTCTCTTCAAGATCTAAACGACGCAAACTCGGACTATGCTAGCAAAAGCTGCAAATGGAGGCAAAGGAGTTTGTCATTAGGCAATCTGGAGTGGAGTCCAAGATCATGTCATAATCAAAATGGGTCCCCAGATGATCAGAAACTTAGCAAAGACGACAGCAGCTCAGACAACGACAACAACAACGACAATGACAATGACAATGACAATGACGAACAATCACCAGGTGGTTCTGAATCAGTCTCTTCAACTGGTGGTGTTCCTGTCCAAGCTATGCCAGTGGTGGTGGCTCAACATAGCAAGATCAAAACTCAATACTCAGGCATTGAGATGGCATATAAGAAGACTGCTTTGAAACTGGTCTGTGGCTTCTCATTTTTGCTCTTCACAATATTCACTTCATTGCTCTGGATCAACGAGCAGGATCAAGGTACCTATCTTGTACCAACATAA
- the LOC111781484 gene encoding protein SINE1-like isoform X1: MLDLFLVLISISVRSFVGKSFSPMLRRELANLDKDADSRRTAMKALKTYVKELDSKAIPVFLAQVSENKETGALTGECTISLYEVLARVHGVNIVPQIDRIMTSIIKTLASSAGSFPLQQACSKVVPAIARYGIDPTTPDDKKTYVIHSLCNPLSESLLGSQESLTAGAALCLKALVDSDNWRFASDEMVNKVCQNVAGALEEKFTQTNSHMGLVMTLAKRNPRIVEPYARLLLQAGLRILKSGMVEKNSQKRLSSIQMINFLMKCLDPWSIFSELQTITEEMENCQSDQMAYVKGAAFETLQTARRIAADEGSKMGKSPSSVTGSNFIDRRRSPWRNGGSRTPSSESPESQTHDSFFDYGSLDGSPFSSKQASLNSGFDRRSMNRKLWRYENGGVDISLKDGLSLFSDIARGTDVSDTLSLHSESHKFDHHGEEYADDFAGFFQMSPPRHRLSRSTTTSPVRSRNCINVEDMIFKTPRKLVHSLQDLNDANSDYASKSCKWRQRSLSLGNLEWSPRSCHNQNGSPDDQKLSKDDSSSDNDNNNDNDNDNDNDEQSPGGSESVSSTGGVPVQAMPVVVAQHSKIKTQYSGIEMAYKKTALKLVCGFSFLLFTIFTSLLWINEQDQGTYLVPT; this comes from the exons ATGTTGGATCTGTTTCTCGTGTTGATTTCTATTTCTGTCAGGTCTTTTGTGGGCAAAAGTTTTAGTCCAATGCTAAGGAGAGAGCTTGCTAATCTTGATAAAGATGCTGATAGTCGCAGAACGGCAATGAAAGCATTGAAGACTTATGTGAAGGAATTGGATTCCAAGGCTATTCCTGTTTTTCTTGCTCAAGTTTCTGAGAATAAAGAAACTGGTGCATTAACTGGGGAGTGTACTATTTCCCTCTATGAAGTTCTTGCTCGTGTTCATGGCGTTAATATCGTGCCGCAGATCGATCGGATTATGACTTCTATTATCAAAACTTTGGCTTCAAGTGCTGGctctttccctcttcaacaGGCCTGTTCTAAAGTTGTACCAGCCATTGCTAGATATGGGATTGATCCAACCACTCCTGATGATAAGAAGACTTATGTTATTCATTCTCTTTGTAATCCACTTTCTGAATCTTTGTTGGGTTCTCAAGAGAGCCTCACTGCTGGGGCCGCCCTCTGCTTGAAGGCTCTGGTCGATTCGGATAATTGGCGGTTCGCTTCCGACGAGATGGTTAATAAGGTGTGCCAGAATGTGGCTGGAGCTCTGGAGGAGAAGTTTACTCAAACCAATTCGCACATGGGGCTTGTTATGACACTAGCTAAGCGGAATCCTCGGATTGTCGAACCGTATGCTAGATTGTTGCTACAGGCCGGGCTGCGAATATTGAAATCTGGGATGGTGGAGAAGAATTCTCAGAAAAGATTGTCCTCCATTCAAATGATTAATTTCTTGATGAAGTGCTTAGATCCTTGGAGTATATTTTCTGAGCTGCAGACTATAACTGAGGAGATGGAGAATTGCCAATCTGATCAAATGGCTTATGTCAAAGGTGCAGCTTTTGAAACCCTGCAAACAGCAAGGAGAATAGCAGCGGATGAAGGGTCTAAAATGGGCAAATCACCAAGCTCGGTTACTGGATCGAACTTCATTGACCGCAGGAGAAGTCCATGGAGGAATGGTGGAAGCCGAACGCCCTCGTCCGAGTCTCCAGAATCCCAAACTCATGATTCATTCTTTGATTACGGGTCGCTTGATGGATCGCCCTTTTCGTCTAAACAAGCTTCTCTGAATTCTGGATTTGACCGTAGGAGTATGAACCGTAAACTTTGGAGATATGAGAATGGTGGGGTTGATATATCCCTCAAGGATGGCCTGTCGTTGTTCTCGGATATCGCTCGTGGAACCGACGTCTCCGACACATTGTCTCTGCACTCTGAAAGTCATAAATTTGACCATCATGGTGAAGAATATGCAGATGACTTTGCAGGGTTCTTTCAAATGAGTCCTCCTAGACACAGACTATCAAGAAGCACTACAACCAGCCCTGTT AGGTCTCGTAACTGCATAAACGTCGAAGATATGATCTTCAAAACTCCTCGGAAGCTCGTCCACTCTCTTCAAGATCTAAACGACGCAAACTCGGACTATGCTAGCAAAAGCTGCAAATGGAGGCAAAGGAGTTTGTCATTAGGCAATCTGGAGTGGAGTCCAAGATCATGTCATAATCAAAATGGGTCCCCAGATGATCAGAAACTTAGCAAAGACGACAGCAGCTCAGACAACGACAACAACAACGACAATGACAATGACAATGACAATGACGAACAATCACCAGGTGGTTCTGAATCAGTCTCTTCAACTGGTGGTGTTCCTGTCCAAGCTATGCCAGTGGTGGTGGCTCAACATAGCAAGATCAAAACTCAATACTCAGGCATTGAGATGGCATATAAGAAGACTGCTTTGAAACTGGTCTGTGGCTTCTCATTTTTGCTCTTCACAATATTCACTTCATTGCTCTGGATCAACGAGCAGGATCAAGGTACCTATCTTGTACCAACATAA
- the LOC111781486 gene encoding protein NDH-DEPENDENT CYCLIC ELECTRON FLOW 5 produces MSVAPKLLYPAAGVLYKRPSTRRRFVYQCLNRSTGSRRSRGRGFQLPRVASVPYQPINVDYLEEEFNGLGHGVRFEGIGDECAAKLRLENGGSAIVMFPSGLITSYKSPMWHGGSLELLHSSVCEDENGDVVVRGGVSLALDCGSIRLDDVCWTLHDVKGNPRESIQVELISGAAEGKVELKYIVTLGEDMLRSELIVSNNEQTAIQLKGSVLSHLTVSTPEATYAIGLEGSDFYSRAPCSSSYSIVPPDYGQGSGSGLGRTLNGILSGWGKSKEKESEEEVEGEEGEETDNYKQLTEEMSRIYTSAPRNFTIIDRGRRNSVVVGRDGFDELYMFSPGSNHVYYGEYSFICVGHSAMLKPILLQPHQVWRGSQSLFNPNL; encoded by the exons ATGAGCGTAGCTCCAAAGCTTCTCTATCCAGCCGCCGGCGTTCTCTACAAGCGTCCGTCCACGCGTCGCCGCTTCGTCTATCAATGCCTTAATCGATCCACCGGAAGCCGCCGCAGCAGAGGAAGAGGATTCCAACTTCCTAGAGTGGCTTCAGTTCCTTATCAACCGATCAACGTTGATTATTTGGAGGAAGAATTCAACGGGCTAGGGCATGGAGTGAGATTCGAAGGAATCGGCGATGAATGCGCGGCGAAATTGCGATTGGAAAATGGAGGTTCTGCGATTGTAATGTTCCCGAGCGGATTGATTACCTCATACAAATCGCCGATGTGGCATGGAGGATCGCTGGAATTACTTCACTCTTCGGTTTGTGAGGACGAGAACGGCGATGTCGTTGTTCGAGGAGGCGTATCCCTAGCCCTAGACTGCGGGAGTATTCGATTAGATGATGTTTGTTGGACTCTTCATGATGTTAAAGGAAATCCTCGCGAATCGATTCAG GTTGAGCTGATAAGCGGAGCTGCAGAGGGGAAGGTAGAGCTGAAATACATAGTGACACTAGGAGAAGACATGTTAAGATCAGAGCTAATAGTGTCCAACAACGAACAAACCGCCATCCAATTGAAGGGCAGTGTGTTGAGCCATTTGACAGTGAGCACACCTGAGGCAACCTACGCCATTGGGTTGGAAGGGTCAGACTTCTACAGCAGAGCACCATGTTCATCGAGCTATTCCATTGTCCCTCCAGATTATGGGCAGGGGAGCGGCTCTGGTTTGGGTCGAACATTGAACGGAATTCTTTCTGGTTGGGGTAAaagcaaagagaaagaaagcgAAGAGGAGGTTGAGGGAGAAGAAGGCGAGGAGACTGATAATTACAAGCAATTAACGGAGGAAATGAGTCGGATCTATACCAGTGCACCCAGGAACTTCACGATCATAGACAGG GGAAGGAGAAACTCAGTGGTTGTGGGGAGAGATGGGTTTGATGAACTTTACATGTTCAGTCCTGGATCAAATCATGTGTACTATGGGGAATATTCTTTCATATGTGTTGGTCACTCAGCCATGCTCAAACCAATACTCTTACAGCCTCATCAAGTATGGAGAGGATCTCAGTCTTTGTTCAATCCAAATCTCTAA
- the LOC111781251 gene encoding uncharacterized protein LOC111781251, which translates to MPELRSGARRLRRLDDLQPCTQPLDQGENLAVPAPNRTRRRVGGGRGRGGNAPAVAKGPSVVIPARPTATRRGRGIRLIDLDPELCEVLPEAGALGAAEPVFNRVEAVANKDMAKEGGSADKVMGVEEEADTSSVPDRVLSLVFL; encoded by the coding sequence ATGCCTGAGTTGCGAAGTGGAGCCAGGAGATTGAGACGGCTTGATGATCTTCAGCCTTGTACACAACCACTTGATCAAGGAGAAAATTTGGCAGTGCCTGCCCCTAATAGAACCAGAAGAAGGGTTGGTggtggaagaggaagaggtggTAATGCTCCGGCTGTAGCCAAAGGTCCCTCTGTGGTGATTCCTGCTAGACCAACGGCTACCCGGAGAGGACGTGGAATCAGATTGATAGACTTAGATCCTGAGCTTTGTGAGGTTCTTCCTGAAGCTGGTGCCCTTGGTGCAGCGGAGCCTGTTTTCAATCGAGTTGAGGCTGTTGCAAACAAAGATATGGCCAAAGAGGGTGGAAGTGCAGATAAAGTAATGGGAGTAGAAGAGGAAGCAGACACATCCTCTGTTCCTGATAGGGTATTATCCCTTGTCTTCTTATGA